A genome region from Oceanibaculum indicum P24 includes the following:
- a CDS encoding M48 family metallopeptidase, protein MTSPRPLILVLAAVLALGTLWPVNAAHAFLDRILPSTDTKDEFDGRFIDTLTPGAWKPPLEAAMREAAEKSSDSPSSFSFGGSGDDVSSVEDKIGAKNAIRPEFEEIPGLTMLRMDERGIVVLPALDAYLAGIARRLLEPSPITGAPITVYVTASERYGEAKALPDGTIAIPMASILQADSEDELAALLAHEISHVLRGHHDLDWFEQRQGNLVSGAELMLGLASGLAQQVGKGNEMAAKAARILIVAEATMAATSKGLFPSWTREHEDEADLLGLDLLIAAGYNYDGMFTLMQKMEEAELIEASKPDPYQEARKALEEEIQQQTNQGNIGAALGNVLQAATLEFGTALNRASADHRSATDRLESIRDYFDREYADEIPPAMTALPLEQVRKSREFIEFAEAYKDASEALDLAEKGELSAAEKAARSAVSGPYKNHAWTRYAFYKVRLEQGHRDRAMQNLELALNDPYVPLSVYTELEKMNRKAGSMDSAARVLASAWEEFQRPAALYPPLIHHHQRKGEKARAQELAIECAFKNREVAKICRTAAEGRDPDMARTQSWLQALR, encoded by the coding sequence ATGACATCTCCCCGCCCCTTGATACTTGTCCTCGCGGCCGTCCTGGCACTGGGCACGCTCTGGCCGGTCAACGCCGCGCACGCCTTTTTGGACCGAATCCTGCCCAGTACCGACACCAAGGACGAGTTTGACGGGCGCTTCATCGACACGCTGACGCCCGGCGCCTGGAAGCCGCCGCTGGAAGCCGCGATGCGGGAAGCTGCGGAGAAATCCTCAGACTCCCCGTCCAGCTTCAGCTTCGGCGGCAGCGGCGACGATGTCAGTTCTGTCGAGGACAAGATCGGGGCGAAAAATGCCATCCGGCCGGAATTCGAGGAAATTCCCGGCCTGACCATGCTGCGCATGGACGAACGCGGAATCGTCGTTCTGCCGGCGTTGGACGCCTATCTTGCCGGCATCGCGCGGCGGCTGCTGGAACCCTCGCCCATTACCGGTGCGCCGATCACCGTCTATGTCACCGCCAGCGAGCGCTATGGCGAAGCCAAGGCACTGCCGGATGGCACCATCGCCATCCCGATGGCCTCCATCCTGCAAGCGGACAGCGAGGACGAGCTGGCCGCCCTGCTGGCGCATGAAATCAGCCATGTGCTGCGCGGCCATCACGACCTTGACTGGTTCGAGCAGCGCCAGGGCAACCTCGTCTCGGGTGCAGAGTTGATGCTGGGCCTTGCCTCAGGCCTCGCGCAGCAGGTCGGCAAGGGCAACGAGATGGCGGCCAAGGCCGCGCGTATCCTGATCGTGGCGGAGGCCACCATGGCGGCGACCTCCAAAGGACTGTTCCCCAGCTGGACGCGCGAACATGAGGATGAGGCGGACCTGCTCGGGCTCGATCTGCTGATCGCCGCTGGCTACAATTATGATGGCATGTTCACGCTGATGCAGAAGATGGAAGAAGCGGAACTCATCGAAGCCAGCAAGCCCGATCCCTATCAGGAAGCCAGGAAGGCGCTGGAAGAGGAAATCCAGCAGCAAACCAACCAGGGCAATATCGGTGCTGCGCTGGGTAATGTGCTGCAGGCGGCGACGCTGGAATTCGGCACCGCGCTCAATCGCGCCTCCGCCGATCATCGCAGCGCCACGGACAGGCTAGAATCCATCCGCGATTATTTCGACCGGGAGTATGCCGACGAGATTCCGCCGGCCATGACCGCCCTGCCGCTCGAACAGGTGCGCAAGTCGAGGGAATTCATCGAATTCGCGGAGGCCTACAAGGATGCCAGCGAGGCGCTGGACCTTGCAGAAAAGGGCGAGCTGTCCGCCGCCGAGAAAGCCGCCCGCAGCGCCGTGAGTGGCCCGTACAAGAACCACGCCTGGACCCGCTATGCCTTCTACAAGGTGCGGCTGGAACAGGGGCACCGGGACCGCGCGATGCAGAATCTTGAACTGGCGCTGAACGACCCTTATGTGCCGCTGTCAGTCTATACCGAACTGGAAAAGATGAACCGCAAGGCCGGCTCCATGGACAGCGCCGCGCGGGTTCTGGCCAGCGCCTGGGAGGAATTCCAGCGCCCGGCGGCCCTCTACCCGCCGTTGATCCATCACCACCAGCGCAAGGGCGAAAAGGCGCGCGCGCAGGAACTGGCCATCGAATGCGCCTTCAAGAACCGCGAAGTGGCGAAAATCTGCCGGACCGCGGCGGAAGGCCGCGACCCGGACATGGCAAGGACACAGAGCTGGCTACAGGCCCTGCGCTAG
- the hpxZ gene encoding oxalurate catabolism protein HpxZ encodes MTDMTPNIPEVLAEVTALFERYEKALAEKDVDVLDDTFWNSPLTIRYAMHENGYGFDEIHQHRVRRPKGPGIKEKRLRLEIMTLGRDFATTNLEFKIRDKDLIGRQSQTWVRFPDVGWKVVAAHVSTMDKAPLW; translated from the coding sequence ATGACCGACATGACCCCGAACATTCCCGAGGTGTTGGCCGAAGTGACGGCCTTGTTCGAGCGTTACGAGAAGGCGCTGGCGGAGAAGGATGTCGATGTGCTGGACGACACCTTCTGGAACAGTCCGCTGACCATCCGCTACGCCATGCACGAAAACGGCTATGGCTTCGATGAAATCCACCAGCACCGGGTGCGCCGGCCAAAGGGACCGGGCATCAAGGAAAAGCGGCTGCGCCTGGAGATTATGACGCTGGGCCGCGACTTCGCCACTACCAACCTGGAATTCAAGATCCGCGACAAGGATCTGATCGGCCGCCAGAGCCAGACCTGGGTGCGCTTCCCCGATGTCGGCTGGAAGGTCGTCGCCGCCCATGTCTCCACCATGGACAAGGCGCCGCTCTGGTAG